In Streptomyces sp. NBC_00091, the following proteins share a genomic window:
- a CDS encoding IucA/IucC family siderophore biosynthesis protein has translation MTLTDAISHLSPELWARANRALVRKALAEFSHERLLTPKPLGGDVYSVLSDDGTVEYRFSSALHALDHWSVDERSITRHVDGEQVGLDALDFHIEFQQTLGLSPEVLPVYLEEISSTLAGTGFKYTKPQTPSSTLSKSSFQDIETGMTEGHPCFVANNGRLGFGVHEYLSYAPEAASPVHLVWVAAHKDVSTFTAGAGLDHDTFLREELGGAAIAGFEAKLTSLDLDPADYHFLPVHPWQWWNKTTVTFAAEIANRRLVLLGEGEDAYLPQQSIRTFFNTTTPTKHYVKTAISVLNMGFMRGLSAAYMEATPAINDWLHQLIESDPVLRSVDFSIIRERAAIGYHHRQYERATDRYSPYRKMLAALWRESPVNSLRDGERLATMASLLHVDEDGKSFVGALITESGLTPAEWLRPYLRAYLLPLLHCFYQYDLAYMPHGENTILVIKDGVVQRAIFKDIAEEIVIMDPDAVLPPAVERIKADIPEDMKLLSIFTDVFDCFFRFLNSILVSEGICDESTFWQSVADCAHDYQASLPALADRFARYDLFTPEFQLSCLNRLQLRDNQQMVDLADPSAALQLIGTLKNPVAPFAARR, from the coding sequence ATGACCCTCACCGACGCCATCTCCCACCTCTCCCCCGAGCTGTGGGCCCGCGCGAACCGCGCCCTGGTCCGCAAGGCCCTCGCGGAGTTCAGCCACGAGCGCCTGCTGACCCCGAAGCCGCTCGGCGGCGACGTCTACTCGGTCCTGAGCGACGACGGCACCGTGGAATACCGCTTCAGCTCGGCCCTCCACGCCCTGGACCACTGGTCGGTGGACGAACGGTCCATCACCCGCCACGTGGACGGGGAGCAGGTCGGGCTGGACGCCCTGGACTTCCACATCGAGTTCCAGCAGACCCTCGGCCTGAGCCCGGAGGTCCTCCCGGTCTACCTGGAGGAGATCTCCTCCACCCTGGCCGGCACGGGCTTCAAGTACACGAAGCCCCAGACCCCCTCCTCCACCCTGTCCAAGTCCTCCTTCCAGGACATCGAGACGGGCATGACCGAGGGCCACCCCTGCTTCGTGGCCAACAACGGCCGCCTGGGCTTCGGCGTGCACGAGTACCTCTCGTACGCCCCGGAGGCGGCGAGCCCGGTCCACCTGGTGTGGGTCGCGGCCCACAAGGACGTCTCCACCTTCACGGCGGGCGCGGGCCTGGACCACGACACGTTCCTGCGCGAGGAACTGGGCGGGGCCGCGATAGCCGGCTTCGAGGCCAAACTGACCTCCCTGGACCTCGACCCGGCGGACTACCACTTCCTGCCCGTGCACCCCTGGCAGTGGTGGAACAAGACCACGGTCACCTTCGCCGCCGAGATCGCGAACCGCCGCCTGGTCCTGCTGGGCGAGGGCGAGGACGCCTACCTCCCCCAGCAGTCGATCCGCACCTTCTTCAACACCACCACCCCCACGAAGCACTACGTCAAGACGGCCATCTCGGTCCTGAACATGGGCTTCATGCGGGGCCTCTCGGCGGCCTACATGGAGGCCACCCCGGCGATCAACGACTGGCTCCACCAGCTGATCGAATCCGATCCGGTCCTCCGGTCGGTCGACTTCTCGATCATCCGCGAGCGCGCGGCGATCGGCTACCACCACCGCCAGTACGAGCGCGCGACCGACCGCTACTCGCCGTACCGCAAGATGCTGGCCGCCCTGTGGCGCGAGTCGCCCGTCAACTCGCTGCGCGACGGCGAGCGCCTGGCCACCATGGCGTCCCTCCTCCACGTGGACGAGGACGGCAAGTCCTTCGTGGGCGCCCTCATCACGGAATCCGGCCTCACCCCCGCGGAATGGCTCAGGCCCTACCTCCGCGCGTACCTCCTCCCCCTCCTCCACTGCTTCTACCAGTACGACCTCGCGTACATGCCGCACGGCGAGAACACCATCCTGGTCATCAAGGACGGCGTGGTGCAGCGGGCGATCTTCAAGGACATCGCCGAGGAAATCGTCATCATGGACCCGGACGCGGTCCTCCCGCCGGCCGTCGAGCGCATCAAGGCCGACATCCCGGAGGACATGAAGCTCCTGTCGATCTTCACGGACGTCTTCGACTGCTTCTTCCGCTTCCTGAACTCGATCCTGGTGTCGGAAGGCATCTGCGACGAATCCACCTTCTGGCAGTCGGTAGCCGACTGCGCCCACGACTACCAGGCGTCCCTCCCCGCCCTCGCGGACCGCTTCGCCCGCTACGACCTCTTCACGCCCGAGTTCCAGCTGTCCTGCCTGAACCGCCTCCAGCTGCGCGACAACCAGCAGATGGTCGACCTCGCCGACCCGTCGGCGGCCCTCCAGCTGATCGGCACCCTCAAGAACCCCGTCGCGCCCTTCGCCGCGCGGCGGTAG
- a CDS encoding GNAT family N-acetyltransferase produces the protein MSTTPSDSELLFTRTDATLGAFSLRPLDPFSDAELLHGWVTHPKASFWMMQDATLTEVEREYVRITTHEHHHAFIGLHEGRPAFLMESYDPSRLELVGLYEAQPGDVGMHFLVAPTDTPIPGFTRAVITTVMAALFADPSTDRVVVEPDVRNTAVHTLNEAVGFVPDGPITKPEKEALLSFCTRAQFEAATALPAEVPA, from the coding sequence ATGAGCACCACCCCCTCTGACTCCGAACTCCTCTTCACCCGCACCGACGCGACGCTCGGCGCCTTCTCGCTGCGCCCCCTGGACCCCTTCTCGGACGCGGAACTCCTGCACGGCTGGGTCACGCACCCCAAGGCCTCGTTCTGGATGATGCAGGACGCCACCCTCACCGAGGTCGAGCGCGAGTACGTACGCATCACCACGCACGAGCACCACCACGCCTTCATCGGCCTCCACGAGGGCCGCCCGGCCTTCCTGATGGAGAGCTACGACCCTTCGCGCCTGGAGCTCGTCGGCCTGTACGAGGCCCAGCCCGGCGACGTCGGCATGCACTTCCTGGTGGCCCCGACGGACACCCCGATCCCCGGCTTCACCCGAGCGGTCATCACCACCGTGATGGCGGCCCTCTTCGCCGACCCCTCGACCGACCGGGTCGTCGTCGAACCGGACGTCCGCAACACCGCGGTCCACACCCTGAACGAAGCAGTCGGCTTCGTCCCCGACGGCCCCATCACCAAGCCGGAGAAGGAAGCCCTCCTCAGCTTCTGCACCCGCGCGCAGTTCGAGGCGGCCACCGCCCTCCCGGCGGAGGTGCCGGCATGA
- a CDS encoding lysine N(6)-hydroxylase/L-ornithine N(5)-oxygenase family protein — MPSTVKPRDFIGIGLGPFNLGLACLTAPIDELDGLFIESKPHFEWHAGMFLDGAHLQTPFMSDLVTLADPTSPFSFLNYLKDQDRLYSFYIRENFYPLRAEYNDYCRWAADRLDNVLYSTSVTEVTYDEAAGLYEVHTDRGETFQARRLVLGTGTPPHIPESCADLTGDFLHNSSYMQHKAELQRKKSITLVGSGQSAAEIYYDLLAEIDVHGYQLNWITRSPRFFPLEYTKLTLEMTSPEYVDYFHALPEDTRYRLETQQKNLFKGIDGDLINAIFDLLYQKKISMPGQVPTTLLTNTSLNGTAYDTTTGTYTLGLRQEEQERDFSLTTEGLVLATGYKYVVPEFLDPVRSRLNFDGHGRLDAARNYAVDVTGRGVYLQNGTTHNHSLTSPDLGMAAYRNAYIVGELLGRAHYKVEKSIAFQQFAAPEGAHA, encoded by the coding sequence TTGCCGTCCACCGTTAAGCCCCGTGACTTCATCGGAATCGGCCTCGGTCCCTTCAACCTGGGACTCGCCTGCCTGACCGCTCCGATCGACGAGCTCGACGGCCTCTTCATCGAGTCGAAGCCGCACTTCGAGTGGCACGCCGGAATGTTCCTGGACGGCGCGCACCTCCAGACGCCGTTCATGTCGGACCTGGTCACCCTCGCCGACCCGACCTCGCCCTTCTCCTTCCTGAACTACCTGAAGGACCAGGACCGGCTGTACTCCTTCTACATCCGGGAGAACTTCTACCCGCTGCGCGCCGAGTACAACGACTACTGCCGCTGGGCCGCCGACCGGCTCGACAACGTCCTGTACTCCACCTCCGTCACCGAGGTCACCTACGACGAGGCCGCCGGCCTGTACGAGGTCCACACGGACCGCGGCGAAACGTTTCAGGCCCGCCGCCTGGTCCTGGGCACGGGCACCCCGCCGCACATCCCCGAGTCCTGCGCCGACCTCACCGGCGACTTCCTCCACAACTCCTCCTACATGCAGCACAAGGCGGAGCTCCAGCGCAAGAAGTCGATCACCCTGGTCGGCTCCGGCCAGAGCGCGGCCGAGATCTACTACGACCTCCTCGCCGAGATCGACGTACACGGCTACCAGCTCAACTGGATCACCCGCTCCCCGCGCTTCTTCCCCCTCGAGTACACGAAGCTGACGCTGGAGATGACCTCACCGGAGTACGTGGACTACTTCCACGCCCTCCCCGAGGACACCCGCTACCGCCTCGAAACGCAGCAGAAGAACCTCTTCAAGGGCATCGACGGCGATCTGATCAACGCCATCTTCGACCTGCTCTACCAGAAGAAGATCAGCATGCCGGGCCAGGTCCCGACCACCCTGCTGACGAACACCTCCCTGAACGGCACGGCGTACGACACCACCACGGGCACCTACACCCTGGGGCTGCGCCAGGAGGAGCAGGAGCGGGACTTCTCCCTCACCACCGAGGGCCTGGTCCTGGCCACGGGCTACAAGTACGTGGTCCCCGAGTTCCTGGACCCGGTCCGCTCCCGCCTGAACTTCGACGGCCACGGGCGCCTCGACGCCGCCCGCAACTACGCCGTCGACGTGACCGGCCGCGGGGTCTACCTCCAGAACGGCACGACCCACAACCACTCCCTCACCTCGCCCGACCTGGGCATGGCCGCGTACCGCAACGCGTACATCGTCGGCGAGCTGCTCGGCCGCGCCCACTACAAGGTCGAGAAGTCCATCGCGTTCCAGCAGTTCGCGGCCCCGGAAGGCGCACACGCATGA
- a CDS encoding aspartate aminotransferase family protein — MRSHLLNETTADLYRRAVTEGVDRVAARLATTQRPHTGISVAELAPVIDGIDLDAPLADAAAALDELEEVYLRDAVYFHHPRYLGHLNCPVVIPAVVGEAVLSAVNSSLDTWDQSIGGTLIERRLIDWTAQRIGLGPAADGVFTSGGSQSNFHALLLARDEACRIVMKRALEEGTRLTKAELLPKLRIFTSEASHFSVQKSAAMLGLGYEAVISVPVDRARRMDTAVLALELESCAAEGLFPMAVVATAGTTDFGSIDPLPEIARLADEHSAWMHVDAAYGCGLLVSPTRRHLLDGIEMADSVTVDYHKSFFQPVSSSAMLVRDRDTLRHATYHADYLNPRRMAEERIPNQVDKSIQTTRRFDALKLWMTLRVMGADGVGSLFDQVVDLAAAGWEVIDSDPRFEVVVKPQISTLVFRYLPGGEPRPDLVDEAQLHARKALFASGEAVVAGTKVDGKQYLKFTLLNPQTTTADIAAVLDLLAAHAEQFLGESLAVHR, encoded by the coding sequence ATGCGTTCGCATCTGCTGAACGAGACGACCGCGGACCTCTACCGGCGCGCCGTCACCGAGGGCGTCGACCGCGTCGCCGCCAGGCTCGCCACCACGCAGCGGCCCCACACCGGCATATCCGTCGCCGAACTCGCCCCGGTCATCGACGGGATCGACCTCGACGCACCGCTGGCCGACGCCGCCGCCGCCCTCGACGAGCTGGAGGAGGTCTACCTCCGCGACGCCGTCTACTTCCACCACCCGCGCTACCTGGGCCACCTCAACTGCCCGGTGGTCATCCCCGCGGTGGTCGGCGAAGCGGTCCTCTCGGCCGTCAACTCCTCCCTCGACACCTGGGACCAGTCCATCGGCGGCACGCTCATCGAGCGCCGCCTGATCGACTGGACCGCCCAGCGCATCGGCCTCGGCCCCGCCGCCGACGGCGTCTTCACCTCCGGCGGCAGCCAGTCGAACTTCCACGCACTGCTCCTCGCCCGCGACGAGGCCTGCCGGATCGTCATGAAGCGCGCCCTGGAGGAGGGCACCCGGCTCACCAAGGCCGAGCTCCTCCCGAAGCTGCGCATCTTCACCTCCGAGGCCAGCCACTTCAGCGTGCAGAAGTCGGCCGCGATGCTCGGCCTGGGCTACGAGGCCGTCATCTCCGTGCCCGTCGACCGGGCCCGCCGCATGGACACCGCGGTGCTCGCCCTGGAGCTGGAGAGCTGCGCGGCCGAGGGCCTCTTCCCGATGGCCGTCGTCGCCACCGCCGGCACCACCGACTTCGGGTCCATCGACCCGCTCCCCGAGATCGCCCGCCTGGCCGACGAGCACTCCGCGTGGATGCACGTGGACGCCGCCTACGGCTGCGGACTGCTGGTCTCCCCCACCCGCCGGCACCTCCTCGACGGCATCGAGATGGCCGACTCGGTCACCGTCGACTACCACAAGTCGTTCTTCCAGCCCGTGAGCTCCAGCGCGATGCTGGTCCGCGACCGCGACACCCTGCGGCACGCCACGTACCACGCGGACTACCTCAACCCGCGCCGGATGGCCGAGGAGCGGATCCCGAACCAGGTCGACAAGTCCATCCAGACCACGCGCCGCTTCGACGCCCTCAAGCTCTGGATGACCCTGCGCGTCATGGGCGCCGACGGCGTCGGCTCCCTCTTCGACCAGGTCGTCGACCTGGCCGCCGCCGGCTGGGAGGTCATCGACTCCGACCCGCGCTTCGAGGTCGTCGTCAAGCCGCAGATCTCCACCCTGGTCTTCCGCTACCTCCCCGGGGGCGAGCCGCGCCCCGACCTCGTCGACGAGGCCCAACTGCACGCCCGCAAAGCCCTGTTCGCCTCCGGTGAGGCCGTCGTCGCCGGCACCAAGGTGGACGGGAAGCAGTACCTGAAGTTCACCCTCCTCAACCCGCAGACCACGACGGCCGACATCGCGGCCGTCCTCGACCTCCTCGCCGCACACGCCGAGCAGTTCCTGGGAGAATCCCTTGCCGTCCACCGTTAA
- a CDS encoding siderophore-interacting protein yields MTATAPEAEQAAAHFRFFTLEVLRTRRLGHSFLRVTFGGESLADFRSGGYDQSLSLFLPPAHREHTELPSTDEDTWFGAWRGMPDEERPVMRSYTVREQRRTAQGVDEVDIDFVLHGDPAAAAADVTGPASQWAGRAVTGRRIMAIGPAVTENKSVRFQPPAATDALLMYADETALPAAAAILDRLAAGTRVRAWFEVPHADDRLGLHTLADADITWIVREKGAGPERTERVLEEVRAAALPAAEAPYAWLAGEAGTVRAVRRHLVGERRVDRRAVRFTGYWRLGASEEQLLAEAYAGQAASEDPGSEL; encoded by the coding sequence ATGACCGCCACCGCACCCGAGGCCGAACAGGCCGCGGCGCACTTCCGCTTCTTCACCCTGGAAGTGCTGCGCACGCGCCGCCTCGGCCACTCGTTCCTGCGCGTCACCTTCGGCGGGGAGTCCCTCGCGGACTTCCGCTCGGGCGGCTACGACCAGAGCCTCTCGCTCTTCCTGCCGCCGGCGCACCGCGAGCACACCGAACTCCCCTCCACCGACGAGGACACCTGGTTCGGAGCCTGGCGCGGGATGCCGGACGAGGAGCGCCCGGTGATGCGCTCGTACACCGTGCGCGAGCAGCGGCGTACGGCGCAGGGCGTGGACGAGGTCGACATCGACTTCGTCCTCCATGGAGACCCCGCCGCGGCAGCGGCTGATGTCACAGGGCCGGCCTCCCAGTGGGCGGGCAGGGCCGTCACCGGCCGCCGGATCATGGCGATCGGGCCGGCCGTCACGGAGAACAAATCCGTCCGCTTCCAGCCCCCGGCCGCCACCGACGCCCTCCTGATGTACGCGGACGAGACGGCCCTGCCCGCCGCGGCCGCCATCCTGGACCGGCTCGCCGCCGGAACGAGGGTGAGGGCCTGGTTCGAGGTCCCGCACGCGGACGACCGGCTCGGCCTGCACACCCTCGCCGACGCGGACATCACCTGGATCGTGCGCGAGAAGGGCGCGGGACCGGAGCGGACCGAGCGAGTACTGGAGGAGGTGCGCGCGGCGGCGCTGCCCGCCGCCGAAGCCCCGTACGCCTGGCTCGCGGGCGAGGCCGGCACGGTCCGCGCGGTACGCCGCCACCTGGTCGGGGAACGCCGCGTCGACCGGCGCGCGGTGCGCTTCACCGGCTACTGGCGGCTCGGCGCGAGCGAGGAACAGCTGCTCGCCGAGGCGTACGCGGGCCAGGCCGCGAGCGAGGACCCCGGGTCCGAGCTGTAG
- a CDS encoding ABC transporter substrate-binding protein, producing MPKPSTTFLSRRGLIAAGGALGLVAALSACGGTDKAKDAEGGKGTTAASGPWSFKDDLGKEVSAKSTPKNIVAFTGTAAALSDYGVQVKGVFGPTKLADGKPDPQAGTMDISKVEILGNVYDEFNVEKYAALKPELLVTNTWDGSYWYVPEASKDKILKLAPAAAIGVGDKVSMDKALERTADLAKSLGADLNTKKTADAKARFEAASAKVREAVKANPGVKVLVGSGSDQLFYVSTPKTSADLKYFESLGVEFVAPEQDKLDAGGFYESLSWENAGKYKADVILLDNRSQALQPEALKSKPTWNELPAVKAGQVAPRTTEPIYSYEKCAQILEDLAKTIQNAKKVS from the coding sequence ATGCCCAAGCCCAGCACGACCTTCCTCTCCCGCCGCGGCCTCATCGCGGCCGGCGGCGCCCTCGGCCTCGTCGCGGCGCTCTCGGCGTGCGGCGGCACCGACAAGGCGAAGGACGCTGAGGGCGGCAAGGGCACCACCGCCGCCTCGGGCCCCTGGAGCTTCAAGGACGACCTCGGCAAGGAGGTCTCCGCCAAGTCCACGCCGAAGAACATCGTCGCCTTCACCGGCACCGCCGCCGCGCTGTCCGACTACGGCGTGCAGGTCAAGGGCGTCTTCGGCCCGACCAAGCTGGCGGACGGCAAGCCCGACCCGCAGGCCGGCACGATGGACATCTCCAAGGTCGAGATCCTCGGCAACGTCTACGACGAGTTCAACGTCGAGAAGTACGCGGCCCTGAAGCCCGAGCTCCTGGTCACCAACACCTGGGACGGTTCGTACTGGTACGTCCCGGAGGCCTCCAAGGACAAGATCCTGAAGCTGGCCCCGGCCGCCGCGATCGGCGTGGGCGACAAGGTCTCCATGGACAAGGCCCTGGAGCGCACGGCGGACCTCGCCAAGTCCCTGGGCGCCGACCTGAACACCAAGAAGACCGCCGACGCCAAGGCCCGCTTCGAGGCCGCCTCCGCCAAGGTCCGCGAGGCCGTCAAGGCCAACCCGGGCGTCAAGGTGCTCGTCGGCTCCGGCTCGGACCAGCTGTTCTACGTCTCCACCCCAAAGACCTCGGCCGACCTGAAGTACTTCGAGTCCCTGGGCGTCGAGTTCGTCGCCCCGGAGCAGGACAAGCTGGACGCGGGCGGCTTCTACGAGAGCCTCAGCTGGGAGAACGCCGGCAAGTACAAGGCCGACGTCATCCTGCTGGACAACCGCAGCCAGGCCCTCCAGCCCGAGGCCCTGAAGTCCAAGCCCACCTGGAACGAGCTGCCCGCCGTCAAGGCCGGCCAGGTCGCCCCGCGCACGACCGAGCCGATCTACTCGTACGAGAAGTGCGCGCAGATCCTCGAGGACCTCGCGAAGACCATCCAGAACGCCAAGAAGGTCTCCTGA
- a CDS encoding acyl-CoA dehydrogenase family protein, with the protein MSLDHRLTPEHEELRRTVEAFAHDVVAPKIGDLYERHEFPYEIVREMGRMGLFGLPFPEEYGGMGGDYLALGIALEELARVDSSVAITLEAGVSLGAMPIYLFGSEEQKQQWLPKLCSGEVLGAFGLTEPGAGSDAGGTRTTAVREGDEWVINGSKCFITNSGTDITGLVTVTAVTGRKADGRPEISSIIVPSGTPGFTVAAPYSKVGWNSSDTRELAFDNVRVPLANLVGEEGRGYAQFLRILDEGRIAISALATGLAQGCVDESVKYARERHAFGKAIGDNQAIQFKLADMETRAHMARIGWRDAASRLVHGEPFKKEAAIAKLYSSTVAVDNARDATQIHGGYGFMNEYPVARMWRDSKILEIGEGTSEVQRMLIARELGFAG; encoded by the coding sequence ATGTCCCTCGACCACCGGCTCACCCCCGAGCACGAGGAACTCCGCCGTACCGTCGAGGCGTTCGCGCACGACGTCGTGGCGCCGAAGATCGGCGACCTGTACGAGCGGCACGAGTTCCCGTACGAGATCGTCCGCGAGATGGGCCGCATGGGCCTGTTCGGCCTGCCCTTCCCGGAGGAGTACGGCGGCATGGGCGGCGACTACCTCGCGCTCGGCATCGCCCTGGAGGAGCTGGCCCGCGTCGACTCCTCGGTCGCCATCACCCTGGAGGCCGGGGTCTCGCTGGGCGCCATGCCCATCTACCTCTTCGGCTCCGAGGAGCAGAAGCAGCAGTGGCTGCCGAAGCTGTGCTCGGGCGAGGTGCTCGGCGCCTTCGGCCTGACGGAGCCCGGCGCGGGCAGCGACGCGGGCGGCACCCGCACCACCGCCGTGCGCGAGGGCGACGAGTGGGTGATCAACGGCTCCAAGTGCTTCATCACCAACTCCGGTACGGACATCACCGGCCTGGTCACGGTCACCGCCGTCACCGGCCGCAAGGCTGACGGCCGTCCGGAGATCTCCTCGATCATCGTCCCGTCCGGCACCCCGGGCTTCACGGTGGCCGCCCCGTACTCCAAGGTCGGCTGGAACTCCTCCGACACCCGCGAGCTGGCCTTCGACAACGTACGGGTGCCGCTGGCCAACCTGGTGGGCGAGGAGGGCCGCGGCTACGCCCAGTTCCTGCGGATCCTCGACGAGGGCCGGATCGCGATCTCGGCGCTGGCCACCGGGCTCGCGCAGGGCTGTGTGGACGAGTCGGTGAAGTACGCCCGGGAGCGGCACGCCTTCGGCAAGGCGATCGGCGACAACCAGGCCATCCAGTTCAAGCTGGCCGACATGGAGACGCGCGCCCACATGGCCCGCATCGGCTGGCGCGACGCGGCCTCCCGGCTGGTGCACGGCGAGCCGTTCAAGAAGGAGGCGGCGATCGCGAAGCTGTACTCCTCGACGGTCGCCGTCGACAACGCCCGTGACGCCACGCAGATCCACGGCGGCTACGGGTTCATGAACGAGTACCCCGTGGCCCGCATGTGGCGGGACTCCAAGATCCTGGAGATCGGCGAGGGCACGAGCGAGGTGCAGCGCATGCTGATCGCCCGTGAGCTGGGCTTCGCCGGCTGA
- a CDS encoding hydroxymethylglutaryl-CoA lyase has protein sequence MTGLPMTVPSDGLPPRVRIHEVGARDGLQNEKTAVPTEVKAEFVHRLAAAGLTTIEATSFVHPKWVPQLADAEQLFPLLADVGAALPVLVPNERGLDRALALGATRIAVFGSATETFASRNLNRTVAESLAMFEPVVARAKQGEAHVRGYLSMCFGDPWEGPVPVHQVVRVAKSLLDLGCDELSLGDTIGVATPGHVQALLAALNEAGVTTDRIGVHFHDTYGQALSNTLAALQHGVTTVDASAGGLGGCPYAKSATGNLATEDLVWMLDGLGIETGVDLAALTATSVWMAEQLGRPSPSRTVRALSHKE, from the coding sequence ATGACCGGCCTGCCCATGACCGTCCCGAGCGACGGGCTCCCGCCCAGGGTCCGCATCCACGAGGTCGGCGCCCGCGACGGGCTGCAGAACGAGAAGACGGCCGTCCCCACGGAGGTGAAGGCGGAGTTCGTCCACCGCCTCGCCGCCGCCGGGCTGACCACCATCGAGGCCACCAGCTTCGTGCACCCCAAGTGGGTGCCCCAGCTCGCGGACGCGGAGCAGCTGTTCCCGCTGCTCGCGGACGTCGGGGCCGCGCTCCCCGTCCTCGTCCCCAACGAGCGCGGCCTGGACCGCGCGCTCGCCCTCGGCGCCACCCGGATCGCTGTCTTCGGTTCGGCCACGGAGACCTTCGCCTCCCGCAACCTCAACCGGACGGTCGCCGAGTCCCTCGCCATGTTCGAGCCGGTCGTGGCCCGCGCCAAGCAGGGGGAGGCGCATGTCCGCGGGTACCTGTCCATGTGCTTCGGCGACCCCTGGGAGGGGCCGGTCCCGGTCCACCAGGTCGTACGGGTCGCCAAGTCCCTGCTCGACCTCGGCTGTGACGAGCTGAGCCTCGGCGACACCATCGGCGTCGCCACCCCGGGCCATGTCCAGGCGCTGCTCGCCGCGCTGAACGAGGCCGGCGTCACGACCGACCGGATCGGCGTGCACTTCCACGACACCTACGGCCAGGCCCTCTCCAACACCCTCGCCGCGCTCCAGCACGGCGTGACCACGGTCGACGCCTCCGCCGGCGGCCTCGGCGGGTGCCCGTACGCGAAGAGCGCCACCGGCAACCTCGCCACCGAGGACCTGGTGTGGATGCTCGACGGCCTCGGCATCGAGACCGGGGTCGATCTGGCCGCCCTCACCGCCACAAGCGTGTGGATGGCCGAACAGCTGGGCCGGCCCAGCCCCTCCCGTACCGTCCGCGCCCTCTCCCACAAGGAGTAG